CTTGCACAGAGAGCGGTTACCCTAGAACTGCCGGATCATCTATATGCTCCGACTCCGGAGAGTAAGGCTCTCTCCGAAAAGCAACGGTGTTACAGGGGTCAGCCGAGCTGATTGGTCCTGGACCCCTGCTTGCCTGGGTCCTGGCCGGAGGCAAATCTGAAGGAAGGTTcccccctttttttcctACTCTCGCTCTATCACGGTATAGCCTTAGCCAGATGAACATACACCACCCTTGGATCGTCAGAAACCTATCTTGGCTATTTAATTTTGAAGCTATCTAGACCTTCTGCTAATCATAGTCCAAAATGTCCGAGACCGCTTTAAAAGGCAGCCTTGCTGGCAGcgcgtcgtcatcgccaccaccCGCATTTCCTCGTCTCGGATCCCGGCCtaagagcatcgccaagcagtATGATGCCGCTTTGGCTTTAGCCTCGACTACCGATTCTTCCGTTGACGACCTTTACAAGATTACTTGGGGCCAACGACGTTTCGTTATTGCAAGCCTCTTAGataggaggaagagcaggggCCGGCGAAGCTGGATCGGAAACCATGGCTGGTTCCTAGCAGAATTGAGGAGAGACAATACATCTAGCGGGGATATCTGGTGTTGCCGGCTCTGTGATGATAAGGGCACACCGCGATTTTTTCAATGCTCAGTCGACATCTTCGGCACAAGCCCATCTTTACAAGTTGGCGGTCCTTCCCTTTTTCTGGGTATTACTAACAGTTTCAGAGCTCACAGGATCACCGAGACCTTCGAACCGGGCTCATCTGACGATTCGTCGGTCCTCGATCTTCAAAGAAGCGCATCCAAGAAacggccagctccttcttccttcattcTTCCCCGAGCGAAGATGGCGCGGATCAGAGAGCTCTCAGTTGGCTATATTGTTGATTCTAATCTCCCCCTTTACTACCTTCGagagtacctacctacaagAGCTATTCCGTCAGCTAGACCCTGATCTTTATACCCAGGTGCCCTGGGGTCGAACTGCAGCTAAGAAAGACCTAGAGGATATACTCTCTTTAAAGAAagcggccgtcaaggaggaactcgacaaggctATTACCCAGGTACATATCAGCTTCGATCTCTGGACCTCTCCAAACAGACTAGCTTTCATTTCGATCTTTGGTCACTATATTGACCAGAGCAACTTATACCAAAGCCGGCTGCTGGCTTTCAGGAGGCAGATCGGGTCTCACGCCGGCGAGAATATCGCCTACACTATAAGGAATGTCGTCCGTGATTGGGGGATCGATTCGAAGCTTGGGGTCTCGATCTGTGATAATGCGACCAGCAACGATGTTTGCTTGCGAAGCCTCTACACAACTCTCGATGCCTCGATGACTCGAGCGGATACGGAGGCACGAAGGATGCGATGTTTCGGGCATATTCTAAACCTTGTTGCCCAAGCTTTCCTctatggcgatgatgcagctTCTTTCGAACTTCAATCTGAGGCTTATGGCATGCTGGAgcgggttgaagaagacctcGAACACTGGCGAGCTAAGGGTCCAGTTGGGAAGCTTCATAATATCGTCAGGTTCATCCGAGCCTCTCCGCAACGCACCGAAGCATTCAAAGCAcatgccaaggagcaggaggaggcggacatatacaagcttgcagaagaaTCAACGGCCGAGCTTGAAGTCATACAGAACAACGCTACGAGATGGAATTCGACCTATATGATGATCGAACgcgccttgatcaagcagTCTGAGCTCAATAGCTTCATTCAAGAGCTAGGGCTGGAAGCAGacgcctcaagaagggttccTACAGCTGACATCCTGACCTCTGATGACTGGAAGGTCCTCAGGGAGGTTAGTCATATCTTGGAGCCGATCTATAATATGACGATGAGAACACAGGGATGGGGTACAAGCGGGGGGTCACGGCCGGCTCTGGGAGGTCATGACAGGGATGGAGTTTATTCTGGAACATCTCGAAGACTGGAGGGTTCTCTACGAGGATGAAACTGCTCATCTAGCTGCGGAAGTAAGACATATGATCCAGGGAGAGGAGCCCGAACCAGCTACGGGTGTGAAATCAATATCTGCGCGACCATCAGCAGTCGGACAAACCCGAGAGCGACCCTCACGCCAGCAACGACTACCATCACGACTTCAGGGGTATGAGATCACGCCGttacgccgccgccgcgaaaCAGCTCTTCCGGCCCATCAACTTGCCAGCCCACAGTTTAATGAAGATGCCCCTCCCTGCACATTCTCGAGAGGACTACCTACAGGGCGATGCTCGTTCCATGAGCAATATTGCTAGTAtggagggccaagagcgtGCAAGTATTAGGGCAAGCATCAATAATGCTTGGATTAAGCTTAACGAGTACTACACTCTCCTCGGGCGATCGCCTCTGTTTGCGGCCTCTGTTGTTCTAAATCCGGACCTTGGCCTCCGGTGGCTTGAGACTAACTGGACCTCCCCGGAGCAGCTACAATGGCTTCGGGATGcaaaggatggcatcaaaggctACTTTGAGCGTTGGTACTCaaacgacgatgatgcctctGAGGAGAGTATTTTCGCCACGCCCTCGTTAACGCCCCGACCTGAGCAAAGTAGGTTTGAGCAGTGGGTAAAAAGCCGGCAGCCTAAGCTCTCAGCAACAGGCAGTGAGCTTGAACGATACTACAGGCTTGAGCCGGAGCAGGTGAATGACCCTATTCAGTGGTGGATTGATCATAGGAACGCTTTCCCGCGTTTAAGCAGATTTGCATTGGACGTCCTTGCTATTCCGGCCATGGCAACTGACTGTGAGAGAGCATTCAGTCTTGCGAAGCTTACAGTCACCTCACAGCGGCATTCCCTGCTTGGATCGAGCATTGAGTCGGTCCAATTACTGAAGAACTGGATCAGGGGAGGGCGTGTTACTCTAGGGGGCCTATGCttgagcaacaaggccagttAGAACCTAGGGCAGGATCCTGAGGATGGGGATAGCTTCACGTGAGCTATGATATATCAGATATctatcaatcaatcaatcagaTCAGATATAGAGGGCAAATTATCAGTTCAGATCAGATTTGGGTCCTGATCTGATTTGATTGATCTGACGGCAGCCCTGAATCCCCCTGAATAAGCTGGGCGAATAACCAAATATGTCCGAGATGCTATCGTCAGAACCGTCCGTCCTCTTCCTGCCCTGGAATCGTAATTACGGGCAATTCGCGAGCTATTTGGAGAGGTGATAATACCATCCAGCGACTCGGCCCATCCGGGAGGATATCAGGATCGCTGGGGTCAGCACCATGAGCAAGCAGCCATTCGACTGCATCAGGCTGATAATTACGAATGGCAAGGGTGAGCGGCTGGGTACCGGGATAATGCTCCCATTCCATGTGCTTTAAGGGGCTGTCTAGCGGTGCTCCAAACTCATGGCACCTATCGAGGGTTGCGATGTTCCCCGTCCGAACCGCAATGTAGAGGGGATACCAGTCGGATTCTTTGTAGAGCTGCCATAAGAGGGGTTTATAATACCTCCTGGACGCCTTGCTAAGATTCAGGGAGTCGATCCACGTGAGCATGTGTGGAAAAATCTCGAGAAGAATCTCGTTGGGCAAGCCAGGGAGCCGGTCTCGGGGCAAAGATTCCTCAACTGGGACAATGACTTGCTCAGTCGAAGCCATGGTTTGCATTAAAGGTAATTTGTAACGCGATTTGGTtggttggatggatgttgatgtgaCTGTCTTGAACTGATGTGTTCTGCACATTCATCAAATGAGGGAAGAAATCGAGCCTTGATATCTTTTCTCACATATCTGCCGCAAATTCATTTCTCAATTGAATTGCCCCTGAAAGCGGTCGGCGGCCCTGTAATCCTGAAAGGAGGTACAAAGGCTGCTTTGTCGATAACTGCGGTCGCGGGCATGCCGATGGAGTCCCCAAGTGAGGCTGCCAGCCGCAATAATTAACGCTACGGGTATCAACAGTTGACGGCAATCCAGCCGAATCACCTGAAGTGCCGTGATATACATGACGAGAAGAATAGCTACACTACCTGCATCATCAAGTCCGCTTTTGGGGCTGCTCCTTTGTTTATCGAATACATTTGTACCGCTTGTGGCACCAAAGCCTTCGATGCGTAACTGTTTCGATTCTAAAAATAGACCGTAAATCTGACATTGGTGTGTGATTtgtgagaaaaaaaaaaggcaaGAGACAAATAAACCCATGGATCTGAACAGGCTGTCGGCTTTGAGGGTCCAGAACAGCCCTGCAAGTCGATGCAGgagtcaagaagaaggagcagggATTTGGTTCAGACCTTTGATCTTCAACTACCACCTGATGTTTCCATGGCAATGTGAGCGGGTCTGTCGTGATCTGGTATTAGTCGGCGACCGTGGTCGGGGTAGGCAGGGAGGGAGGTCTGTCAATGGATGACGATCAGAACAGGGCTAACCCCAACTACAGAGGCCCCTGCAGCATGATCGCTGACCGAGGCACTCGCAATTAAGCTTAAACCAATTAGACGCCCGTTGGCCAGGGGCTGAATCAACAAGTCCCACTCAAGACATGGGGTTCCTGTTTCAGCTGAAGACTCGAAATGTGACAAGGGATTGGGGTGGGAGGATTGGCGCCAATAAACAGCTCACTTCCCCTTACAGTGCAGtcgcttctgcttctttaAAGGAATCACGCATTCAAGACGCGTTCTTATTCTTGTCTTGTgccgtctccatcaccaagaactATCCATAATGACCCGCTCGCTTCCTCTCCTCGTCGGGGCGTTTGCCGCCGTCGCGACCGCCGAGACAACGGCCTATGTCAGCTTCATGATGCCCGATTGGGATGGAGAGTATCTCTCCGCCTCCGTCGTCGGCGTTGAGGGTGCCGCGACAACTCTCGCTGTTGGCTGCAAGGGCATCACGCTGGACTGGAAGATGTGCGATACCAACCCCAAGACAATTGTCGGAGGACCCTCCACCTTGTCCATCAACTGGGTTGATCGGAGTGCTCATCTGTATGACGATGTCTTGTACACCCGGTAAGTTAAGCCAGCCGCAGGCGTTGGCAAGTCAATTAATAACCTCTCTCCAGGTCTCAGGATATTCGGTGCGACATCTACCCCGAGCAAAGCACGGCGACCTGCACTTCGACCGACATTTCCGTAATCAATGGCAAGAGGACCACCAGCGTGACGATTGAGCCAACTTCCAGACCCGACATTTACTTTCAACCTGTGGCTATCACTGCgggcctcgagaagctggatggcaaagatgacgacgagacaACCACGATCCTTACCACGACCGCCCAGCCTCAAAGCACGAGTGTCGAGACAACCGCATCTGAGACGTCGTCCGAGGTTGCAGTCGAGACTTCGTCTGAGCTTCATATTCCATCTGAGCTTGTTGTGCCGACTCAAGCGACCGCACCATCCAAGGCCCAGGGTAATGACACCGCCAAGGCTACGTCCATCTCAGCGCCCAGCACTGGTCCAAGCACTCCCGTCGAGGTCAGCCATGCTATTGGCCTCGGATTGGCCCACAGCGCTCTTGTGGCTGGTCTTGTTGCTCTTGTTGGGGGCGCTGCTATGCTTTTGTAGAAGATGATTGCACTGTGGATTAAAGGGTGTATTGAGCGGCTGCCTTGTACTTGGATAGGTTATTATTCCTATCGCTTTAGTAGTCAgagctataaatataatcaACAAGTGTTTGGAAAGCCTCATCGAGATTTTCACTTGGGAGAATTAAGTCATATACTCCCGGAACGCGAGAATATCCTAGCTCAGCTTCTTCCACTTCCTCGGGAACACGAGCAATACCCCACTCCATCATGAGTCGCCTCAGGGGTTCGTAGATTCCTGGAGTTTCCATGCTTAGACGGGCCTCAAAGACGTCAAGACTTGGCGGTGTGATGAATACGTATCGAGCATCGAACCCAGGGATGGCCTTTAGCTGCTCAACGCCTCGCATTTCAACCTCCATGACCACTATGCGCCCCGTTGCTGACGCCGCCGCAATGGTCTGCCTCGATACCCCCGAGGAGTGGTCACCGTATGGGCCATATGTGGCGAATTCGCCGCTGGAGACCATGTTGAGGAATTCATCCGAGGATACGTAGTAGTGACTATCCAAGCTGAGTTGTCCATCGATCGGTCTATTCGTGGTATGGTGTATAGCGATTGCAAAAGAGTCAGGTAAGAGGTCCCAGAGCTTGCGCATGAGGGCATCCCTTTCTAGTACTGAAGGGCCGCATAGGATCAGAGGCCGTAAGTCTCGAGGTAGCACTAATGAAGGCATGTGGTCAACAGCTTTATCTATAGCAGCATTCGCCGAAAAGAGACGTACCAGTTGCAGTCGATGCGGCATTCAAGCTGCGTTCCATACTGTCGAATACGGCGAGATACTTCAGAGCCGACTTGGCTTGAGTATGAAGAGAATGTTAATGAGTCAATGCGACAGGGCACTCTGCCTCACCTATATACCTGCTACAACTGCAACGAAGAGTTTTAGATGACAGAGTCATACTTGTTTGTTGGGGGAACACCTGACAAAGTTTGAACTGAGACCTGCCACCTGTGCTGTCGCCGCCTCAACAAAGCTTCGTGCGAGAAATTATCACCATGAAAGCATTGAAAGCATTGTGAAGGCACTGTGAATGAGAAAACTGGTCACTTTTGATGGTTTGAACGATTAACATGGTCTGTCTGGGCGCTAACACGAAAGACCTCCCTCACAAGAACCACGCCATAGTCTCAACACCATAATATTCGAAAATGCCATGCCTGCCTATCGTCACCATCCACACGCGAAGGTGGATAGAGACTTTAAAGCTGGTCCACTTCAATAAACTACAggtagatgagatgatgctCAACAGCCCAGACAGACGGTGATGGGAGGTGGGCTCAGGCTGCTGTGGGTCTGCATGCCTCAGGCACCCACAGCAAGTTCCATCCCCGCAATGATGGAGGGCCGTCACACAGGCTATCGCAACTGTGTGGTTGACTCgacttgtccttgttctGATCCTTTGTGATATCTTCAACATGTCCAATGCAATCGCTTCCTCATTCTCTCGCTTCTCTGTCCACCTGGGGACGGGAAAGTCCCTCACATGACCGTGATACCGTCATCGCCCCTGGCTTTGAAGCAGCTTCCCGTGAGCAAACAACGAGACGCCCCTGATGGACAAACGCGTGCGGGAGACGGGCTGTAGCCTGTACAGGTGATGAGCGATGGAAAACTCTGCTCATTATCCTCTCTTGCGTTAAACCGCCCGCATCAACATGCTTGGGGCCAAGTCGACACCAGAGTCCATGTCCGGCATCGTCTCGGCCAGCGACTGTGAGTTCTCCTGTTCTTCTGACGTGGCCTGGTTTGGGAACCTAGAGCTACCTCTGTTGACTCCTAGACAACATGCTAACTGCTGCTGCCCTTAGCTCAATCCGAGCCCGAAAACGACGTTCCCCAGCCCGTACCCGACCAAGACTGTTCCCCAGAAGCATTCGACGATGATTTCAACTTCGATTTCCGCGACGTTGCATCCGAGTCCGACATGGATAGGAGCCCCGACGCCATTGACACGGCCGAGGGTACTGCCTTCGAAGAGGAATACCGAAGCACTGATGGAGCCATAGTGCCTTCTGAACGTGAAATTGCTATTGCAGCTCTCGCAACGCTGGCCAACGAGTCAACGGCAAGCTACACCAGTTGCCCCCCGTATTCGACCTATGGCCCTTCCCCGATAAAGGCCTCCGAAGACTATTACACCATCCAAGACTTTGTTGACCATCGAATCGATCCCTCTGACCCAACAAGAGTCTAGATCCGAGTCAAATGGGTGGGCCTCGAGATACAGACCTGGGAGGACGAGCGTCGTCTCCAGGAGGATACGGCTCGCACGCTTTACGCCTACTGGAGGGCCGAAGGCGGACGCTGCTGTGCTCTGAATCTTGGACCAGACGCCGTATACCATGTTTTCTGGGTTCTTGCCAGTCGTGGGGAGGGCGCCAAGCGGCATTTCAAGTGTCAGTGGGTAGGATACCCTGCCACCGAGCAGCAGTGCTCGTGGGAGTCGGGAGCAGTTGTCAAGGTGATAGCTAGAGATGCCCTCGCGGCCTACTTTGATAGGTTGTATGAGTTTCAGTAGCTTTTGCAATTGCACTCAATCATGTACTTGAAGATGATCAGGAACATTTGAtcccctcctcgtcctcggcgcGTGGGACGCTCCAGCAGGCCCCTCGAGGCATCCAGCTCACGATTTCGGGCTCTCATttcatcgccaacgaggTGCCAATTGGGTCATAAGAACTTGTCGCGCATGATATTTTCTGCACCAACGATTCTTGTTCAATCCACCCTTGACTCCAAGAAGGTTGGCCCTTATAATCGCAATCCCAGATGCACAGTTTGTGCATTTCGCCCGCTCAAATGCCCTGGTACCTCGATAGTAGAGCATTCTTTGATCTTTAGCTTCCGAGGGAGTACTGTCCTGGTCTTAGGCTGACGAGGTGAAGACCCGGTCATGTGTCAGTGATTGGTTTCATGGTGGGCTATGttcttgaggatgttggGGGGGATGGACAGAAATCTGCCGTTACATGTCCGCGATCTAGCAAGCCCACCTATCCCGTGAATGATGATTTGTAGCTAGCATCTCAACCTATTGTTCATTTGGCGGGAGCCCAACTTAAAGGCAGACAAACCTCATCGTTCCATGTTCTCATTGCTTCTGCTCTCATCTTGCCTGACCGGGGCTGTGATTCATGGGATCAAGATTAACATAAACAATGTGAGTGTCACAGCTGGTGTGTGCTGAGCGGCTCGTGATGATGTTTCGTAGTTCATTCCAGTTGCCAAATTTCGAGTCTAAACTTTTCTCCTGTACGCGATTTGCAGCCCATCTGGATATCCCTTCTGCAACCTCCCTGACGCTAACTAGCACCACAAACGGCATCATGGCGAAgcaattcttgaagcataCAGAACACAGCCGAGAACTCTTAGGACGAGACAGACTATGGACGACGTGGCGTGGCGTTGGACATTACATCAATAGCGCTACTAGTGCTACACTAACAAGCTCCCCAACTCGCTGGCATACAAAGCTGAACCGACCGTCTCAAGCCTACAGGCAGTAATCGTGCTTACCAGCCGAGTTGACCTGGCATCCGTTCTTACAGAACTTCTTGTACTTGATGCTTCCGTTGGTGCCGCATGCGAAGAGGGCGTTGGTGAAGtgctccttcttgaagcagGTCGTCTTGGTGGCTCGGGTGAGTTCGTCCGCAATGGTGGAGTAGTATCGGCCTGGGAGGGACATTTGTTAATAGTCTTGATAGATGATGGCGTCAAAAGGTCGGGGTACCAATGTCCATCAGGTAGTGACCGCAGTGATCGAGGTTGGGAGTGCAGTTTCTGGCCTCGCCAAAGGTTGCGAGGCTGGCCACGAGGGCAAGAGGGAGAAAGCtgatcttcatcttgtcggAGTGTGTGATGTCGTTGACTTGAAGTTTAGAGTTTATttggtggtgaagaggcctgctggtgttgatgccCCAGAGGTATATAAGCTTAAAGCAAGCTCAGCTGGTAGTCAG
This region of Fusarium keratoplasticum isolate Fu6.1 chromosome 7, whole genome shotgun sequence genomic DNA includes:
- a CDS encoding Dimer-Tnp-hAT domain-containing protein produces the protein MSETALKGSLAGSASSSPPPAFPRLGSRPKSIAKQYDAALALASTTDSSVDDLYKITWGQRQLTGSPRPSNRAHLTIRRSSIFKEAHPRNGQLLLPSFFPERRWRGSESSQLAILLILISPFTTFESTYLQELFRQLDPDLYTQVPWGRTAAKKDLEDILSLKKAAVKEELDKAITQVHISFDLWTSPNRLAFISIFGHYIDQSNLYQSRLLAFRRQIGSHAGENIAYTIRNVVRDWGIDSKLGVSICDNATSNDVCLRSLYTTLDASMTRADTEARRMRCFGHILNLVAQAFLYGDDAASFELQSEAYGMLERVEEDLEHWRAKGPVGKLHNIVRFIRASPQRTEAFKAHAKEQEEADIYKLAEESTAELEVIQNNATRWNSTYMMIERALIKQSELNSFIQELGLEADASRRVPTADILTSDDWKVLRESDKPESDPHASNDYHHDFRGMRSRRYAAAAKQLFRPINLPAHSLMKMPLPAHSREDYLQGDARSMSNIASMEGQERASIRASINNAWIKLNEYYTLLGRSPLFAASVVLNPDLGLRWLETNWTSPEQLQWLRDAKDGIKGYFERWYSNDDDASEESIFATPSLTPRPEQSRFEQWVKSRQPKLSATGSELERYYRLEPEQVNDPIQWWIDHRNAFPRLSRFALDVLAIPAMATDCERAFSLAKLTVTSQRHSLLGSSIESVQLLKNWIRGGRVTLGGLCLSNKAS
- a CDS encoding Guanylate kinase-like domain-containing protein, translated to MERSLNAASTATVLPRDLRPLILCGPSVLERDALMRKLWDLLPDSFAIAIHHTTNRPIDGQLSLDSHYYVSSDEFLNMVSSGEFATYGPYGDHSSGVSRQTIAAASATGRIVVMEVEMRGVEQLKAIPGFDARYVFITPPSLDVFEARLSMETPGIYEPLRRLMMEWGIARVPEEVEEAELGYSRVPGVYDLILPSENLDEAFQTLVDYIYSSDY